A region of the Larimichthys crocea isolate SSNF chromosome XVIII, L_crocea_2.0, whole genome shotgun sequence genome:
CAGACCACAGCCATACTATAGTTCCATTATGGGTGACATCCCTTACAAAACTTGatatacagacattcatttatttctttttttcaaaacagtACAGAGGCCAGTACAGGATGAGGATCTACGAGAGGGAGAACTTCGGTGGTCAGATGTATGAGCTGATGGACGACTGTGACAACATCATGGACCGTTACCGTATGAATGACTGCATGTCCTGCAACGTGATGGACGGTCACTGGCTGATGTACGAGCAGCCCCACTACAGAGGCAGGATGATGTACTTCAGGCCTGGAGAGTACAGGAACTTCAGGGATATGGGCTGGAGCGGCTCCAGGTTCATGAGCATGAGGCGTATCATGGATTCCTTTTATTAGTTCTCCAGTTAACTAAATTATGGCATATCATTATGTGCTAATTGTACATTGTAAATTCAATAAATGATATAACTTTCTAAATTCTGgtgtcaaagttttttttatttaatttgtataaCCTTTTTACCTATGAAAATGTtcactaattaactaattacaAGCAGTAAATGCCATTAGATGCCTGTGACATTGAAATCCATTTAAGTGCTAATGTCCACTTAAATCATAGTCACAGTTAGTTCTTTAATTTCTCTCATACAGAACACTCCCAGTACACATGGGAACACTTTATAGCAAACTTACTGGTAccacaatatactgtatatacaataCATAATTTCGGGTCAAACATGCCTCTGTACAAAATGTACTAAATTGTGCATCAAATTGCAGAATAAAACTAATTTACAGTTATATAATCAAAATTTCTATATTATTGAGACAGCACATTGGGTtaagtgtgtctgtttttttgtttgtttgttttttgtctttcatgttttcattaagaAAACTAAAATTAGTTTGTGTATGCTTGGCTACTTttctgtcctccttcctcctttggCTACTACTATAATAACCAACTTAAGAGTGCAAGATAGGTGCGGcataaaaactaaactaaatattaaaaataaaagactggagggtggccggttcaagcACAACATGGGTCAGTCAATACAGGAACAGCTATCTCCTCAACAAAACAAGCTAACATAAAGAAGGTCATTTCCAGGACTGAAATGTAGTTATTAGCTTGTTTCTCTAAAACTGGAAAAGCAGCATTGCAAAATGAATTATATATGATGAGACGGAGAGTGGGTGGTGGCAACTCACACAGTTATTTCAGCCTATCATTTCTGAAAGTTGCTAAATGTAAAGGCTTTACAAATTTTGTTAAATCTTAGACCAAACCACACAAGAAAATACCTGACTAGACTAACAAGAACAGAACAGTTTGTACGTGATCATAATGTGTATATTCCTCTTTAGCTGTACAGAAGACTTGTCAGCTGTTCTTCCTGTGGTTCCATTAACAATATGCATCCAAAACATGCAGTTCAAACCCAGGatacaataaaactaaacaaaaaatagatccactttaaaaataatgtcatCAACTTACTGAAATCAGTATCAGTGAGAGCCCCTGGGCCTGTTTGCCGGCCACAAGAACATCATATTATTTATGTTCAGTCTGCTTCTAAGTCTGGTCTTAGTGGTGGTCATGGCAGAAAAATATGACGTTGGGAACGGGAGCAGCGTCTTCAGAGCGAGCGTGCTGATCTTGTTGTATTCTCTATCAAAGAGTGTTTATAGTCCTCCATCATAACTGAGTTCAATCggggggttggggaccactgtgCTAGACCACTGTTTGGATTGCTGAAGGAGTGCAGatgccagcctatctcaaagttgcctggtgaccagggtcgaagaaactgaatgttggcctcctagacataatagattaACTAACTGTTGATGTTGTGttaacatgaacagacaacagtggctttagactagaatgtgctgaaggtgaacactaacatgggtaaaaacattccctttgactatttttggGCGTATAttatttgtggcgtcatctgTTAGGGTTAAGTAAGTCTGGCCACCAGTGtgagttgggcagaatagaGACGGACTCATATGCATACCTTATTGTATGTGAAGATGTCTTTGATTCTCCctgatcaagcttcaataaatattacagcataagacatcagaggctcctgaacactttatTCCTtcctgacctggtgccattgatttcagcaatttctccacaacagcttGTAATTGAGGGCATTGCAAAAGAACTGGAGTATACTACATGGAGGTGTTGGAGAGAGAGTTAGAAGCTTTGACAAAGCTGTCTACTCATGACTGCCATGAGCCTGTTAAAGTGGTTTCATCCTGGGACAGGCATCATCTGTGGAGGTGCCTCTAGGATGAAACATTGGAGCAGGCAGACGCCTTGGTTGTTGCCCAGTTGGAACATTGCGACATCAGTGGATAGTGAGTTGGAGGGTCACAGCCAGCTACCCCAACCACCAAATGTTgctacacaaagacacagtctCAGGGCCCTCGTCTCTAAAATTACTTGTTTTGCACCCCAAAGCACCTCAGTGAGGCTACGCAGTTACAACAGCCACCATGAAGTATGCAACAAGTAACCAATCACTCTTTACAGAGGATGAcattattgatattattgttCCTGtcacttcttcctcctcctaaTGCAATTTCATTCTTCCTCACAAAACCATAGAAGACACCACATACTATTACCCACAGACTCACCGCCCTCCCCTGCCTCACCCCCTtaccttcatcttcctcttccttaccacctcctccacctaaTCTGTGTGTGGCAAATGGAGATGATTCCATCCTGGACAACCACAGAGCTGAGTGACCTATTACAGGATGATCCAAATGTGGTCCCTTCGACTCATCCCAACATCTCTGGAGATAGAAATGGGGATGTCACCCCAGCCAGGGTCCACAAACTCAAAACGGCAGACCTACTGGACATGTTAACACAGCTAGAAAAATACAGGATTGGGGTCTCTATTGGAGTCATTATCAGGGACTCTGTGTGGAGaaaattattttgtcatttgccctaaagaaacagaaacctCCGCTGTCCTTATTCTGTTTGACTCATCAGCTACCTTTGACACAGTTAACCAACACATCCTTCTCTCTATATCATCATGTCTTAAGCATGGGCATCtctggcttgtttttttctggtttgaATGCTACCTCACAGACCACTCTTTCTTTTACACgttgacatcaacatcaaatatCCAAACTTGTCTTATTATTGcttcacaaacaaaatgacacttGTAAAAGTAAGAGCACAGGCTGAAAGCCTCTGGATTGTCAAACTGGATACAATGTATCTGAGTGGCATGAACCATAAGTAAttttaactgaactgaacttaaactaacttcttttttcttaagatatttttttggccttttcaagctttattttgatagagacaactgaagagtgacaggaatgtggggagagagagagaaagagatgggtaatgacatgcagcaaagggccacaggtcggattcaaaccctgggccactgcggCTAGGACTGAgcctaccaactgagctaaacaacacccctaCGTCCCCCTTATTTACCATTTATAAGCACCACAGTTAATCAGTGGTTTATAACACACTATAATGTAGTTGCAAGCAGATATaagtatttattaataaatattatgaAAACCATACCTTGGTTACTGGTTGTGGGACATGTGGGCACCTATAAGTGGAGTCTGCTGTACA
Encoded here:
- the LOC113743983 gene encoding gamma-crystallin M3-like, giving the protein MGKVIFYEDRNFQGRSWECMSDCSDFSSYLSRCHSFRVESGCFMAYDRPNYMGNQYFMRRGDYADYMSMWGWNSGIRSCRMIPMYRGQYRMRIYERENFGGQMYELMDDCDNIMDRYRMNDCMSCNVMDGHWLMYEQPHYRGRMMYFRPGEYRNFRDMGWSGSRFMSMRRIMDSFY